Genomic DNA from Pistricoccus aurantiacus:
TCCGTCTTGTCGTTGTGACGATTCTGACGGCTTTCCTTGAACCAGGGATGCTCATTCGAGCTGTGGTTCACGACCTGGTCGATGATGATCTTGAGTCCTAACTCGTGAGCCCGGCTCAACAGCGCCTTGAAATCCTCGAGGGTGCCGAACATCGGATCGACGTCGCGATAGTCGCTGACGTCGTAGCCGAAATCCAGCATCGGCGAGGTGAAGAAGGGCGACAGCCAGATACCGTCCACCCCGAGGCTTGCTACATAATCGAGACGATGGATGATGCCTCGCAGATCACCGATTCCATCGTCGTTCGCATCCATGAAGCTACGCGGATAGATCTGATAAATGACGCCGCCGCGCCACCAGGTCAGACTGTCTTGCATCGATGATTCCTTGGGTTGATGGAGCACGACCCTGTGCGAAAACGCAGCGTCCATTGCGAGTGCTCACGCATCGTTCAACCTTTCACGGCGCCCCTCATCAAGAGAGGAAATACGCGAGTCAGCGTCATCCAGGGAGTGGACCAGTGCATGATCGCCGACTCTTCCAGTTTCAATAACGCGATGACCAAATCGGAAACTTAATCGTTTAAGGCATTATTAACGTAGTACCAGCGATTGGCAGCAGCAATATAGACTTTGGATGTAAATTCACCACGGAGCCGTGCGAAAAAACGGGCTACCAGCCCCAGAACATCAGCCACCAGGCCAGCAGCACCACGCCGATGGCCAGGACCACGCCACCCAAGGCGAGCAGCCGTCGTAGCCCCATCGCATATTGACCGAGAATCTTCCAGCCCAGGCTCAGACACCAGGCGCTGGTGGCAATCAGCAGCGCCGCCCGAGCGTCGTTGACCCATAGCATGCGCAGGCCGTCGCCGCGCAGCAGCGTCACCGTGATGGTGGAAAGCCCGAGAAACACCCCCAGGCCGCCCAGGGGAAGCAGTGCGTAGGAGAGGTGCCACAGTCGCGCCCAAGACCAGGCGCCGAGAATCCGGTTGGCCAGGGCCAGAGCCAGGCTCAAGAGCGTGGCCATCACCAGGCCGGTGGCGAAGATATAGCCGATCAGTAGAGCGCCGTCGAGCAGGTTGAAGACGTCGTTCTGGGCCGGATAGTTGGTAAGAATCCACCAGGGGGCGGTGGTTTCCAGCGGCCATAGCCAGCCGTGATTGACCAGCCAGACGGCGCTCAATTGCTTGAGCTGGACGAACCAGGGGCTCGCGGTCCAGTGAAAGGCGCCGATGGCGATGCCCAGCAGCCCGAAGATCAGCAGGGCGAATTCCCAGGCGCTGGCGGGACGATCCCGACTCGGCGTGATCAGCTCGCTGCCCGGCTTGCGTGCCTGAAGCTGAATGGCGTCCTTGTAGCCGCTGCAGCGGGAGCACATGTGGCAGTCGCTGGTGCTGTCGAGCTGCTTGAGAGGAATCAGCGGCGCGCAGTCCGGCGCGGCGTGACGTACCGCCTCGCCCTGGCGGGCGCGACGATTGAAGTCTTCCCAGGCGGCCTTGTCCGTGTGGTAGTGCAACGGTGCGAGCTTGGCGAGCAGGGCGAAGACGCCGTTGACCGGGCACAGATGCCGGCACCAGACTCGTTTGCCCTTGCCGTAGACGAGCCCCACCGCCACTGCCGCCACGGTGGAGCCACCGAGTACCACCAGCGCCCCGGTGGGATACTGATAGACGCTGGCCATCTGACCGTACAGGGTGGTGCCGAGAAACGCCACGAAAGGCCAGCCCTTCCAGCGCATCCAGCGAGGAATGGGACGCCCCAGACCGACCCGGCTGGCGGCTTCGGAAAGCGATCCTTCCGGGCAGAACACGCCGCACCACAGCCGCCCGAACAGCACCATGCTGACCAGCACGAAAGGCCACCAAATCCCCCAGAACACGAAGGCGGCGAATACCGTCAGGTTGGAAAGAATGTGCGCCTGGTGGCCCGGCAGGGGCAGCCAGGCCGGTACCAGCAGCAGGACAGCGTAAAATCCCACCACTGTCCACTGGATGATCTGAATCGCCTTGCGATGGTGCTGCAGTCCGTGGCCCAGAGCCGCGAGCCTTGGATAGCGTGGGGCATGCTTCAATGTGGCGGTCTGGCAGGCGCCCATCAGGTCGGCTCCACGCTCACTCGGTGAGAGGTATGCCGGGAGGGGGCACGATGATTCTGCCAGCTCAGCAGCCCCAGTACGACGATCCAGTAGACCGCGTAGCCGACGACCACGGCGAACGGCGGCCAGGCGCGGTAGCCGGCGAAGGAGGCCAGAATGCCGCCGAGTCCGCTGCCGTCATCCAGCCAGGCGCTGGTATCCCACAGCGGGTCCGGGCCAGCGGGCAATACGCCGAGTCCGATCAGCCGTTCGAGGCCGGAGACGAAAAGCGAGGCGGCAAGCAACAGCAGCAGAATTTCCGTGATGCGAAAGAATAGCTTCCAGGAAAAGACTCGGGTGCCAAGCTGAAGTACCCAGAAGGTGATCAGAGCCAGTCCGAAGCCAATAGCGGCCGACAGCACGAAACCCGTGATGCCGCCGGCCTGCAGCTGCGCCATGCCCATACCATAGAGAAAGACGATGGTTTCGGAGCCTTCCCGGGCCACGGCGATGGCCACCAGCAGGGCGATGCCCCAGTAGCGAGAATCCGCTACCGATTCCGCCAGGCCCTGTTGCATGTCCGCTTTCAAGGTGCGCCCGTGAGCGCGCATCCACACCACCATCTGCAGGATCAGCGCACAGGCGATCAGCACCATGGCGGCCTGGAAGACCTCCTGGGCCTGACCCTGCAGGAAGCTGCCGGCGCTCATCAGTCCCACGCCCATCAGCCCGGCGAGCACCAGTCCGCCCAGCACGCCGAGCCACAGATAGCGCAGTCCGACCCGTGCCTCGGATTGTTTCAACCAGGCGTAGGCAATGCCCACAACCAGGATTGCCTCGACGCTCTCGCGCCAGACGATGAAGAGAACCTGTTCGTTCATGTGCGGCTCCTGGATCACTCGGCGATAACGAGGCCTTGGGCGCCCGGTAGATGAAACTCGTCGAAGAAGTCGTATTCCCCGGGCTTCAGCGGGTGGATGACCACGAAGGATTCGACCCCCGGACCCATCACCTTTTCCTGACGCAGGGAACGGCTTTCGAATTCCACCGGGGTGTTGCCGGTATTGTGCAGATTGATCTTGAAACGCTCCCCGGCCTTGACATGGAGTTCACGGGGTTTCAGTTCGCCGTTGTGCAGCTCCAGGTCGTAGGCCGGCAGACTGCCGGCCCAAGCCTGGGTCACCGCGGCGAACATCATCAGAAGCAATCCATACAGCGCTATCTTGCCGATCGGTACTGTCTTCATATCTGTACTGTCTTCATAAAGGGCTGAGAAGGATCAATAACCGCCTTTCTTGCCGGTCCCGGCGTAGACGAAGTCGTAGTCCACCTCGAAGGTGTCGTACCATTCCGGCACGCCGGTTTCCTTGTCGATATGACGCTGCAGCTGCGGCGCTTTGACGGTATAGGTCAAGTGGTACTTGCCCGGACCGTCGAGCTTGACGTTGGCGCCGTAGTGAGTGCCATCGTTGGCCATCATCGGCATAAAGCTCCCGGTTATAGGTTCCTCGCTGCCTTCTTTCGTCAGGCGGTAATCGATATCGAGATAAGGAATCCAGGCGCCGGGCGCAAAGCCGTTGGGGTTGTCCTCCAAGGCGTGAATGTCAGCTTCCAGATGGATATCCGCCTGATCCGCGGGCAGCTCGCCGGAGGGTTCCATGGTCACCGGCTGTAGATAAACCGCGGCGATCTCCATGCCGTTTTCCAGCTTCGGCTCGCCGATAGGATACTCGAGGGCCAAGGCCTGGCCGGCGATGGCGACAAGAGGAAAGGCGGCTAATGCCAGACGTTTCATGGAAGCTCCTTGCAGATGTGAACGGAGAGCAAGTATGAACCTGAATAAGAGTCAGTCTCAATACCGTTATTATTTCTGCGACCATCCGTCGCAGGCTGATTAAAGCTATCGTCGCCAATGATCGAAAACCAATCCCTGAGCGCGGGGCTTGCGGCACTGAAGGCCCAGCTGAATGCAAGGCGTCATCGCGCCCTGCTATGGCTAAGCGGCTCGGAGGCTCTGTGCCGTAGTCGCGGGTTGGCGCTATGGGAAGCGACGACCTGGGCCGCGCCGCTGTGGATAGGCGTTCAAGCGCCGTCTTCGATCGCGGCCTTGCCCGCCGCCAAGGCGCGCACCCGACTGGGGCAGGAGCACGCGCTGATCGTTTTCGATGCGGTCTCCCAAGGCGCCGGCTTCGACCCGGATGCCTTCGGCGCGCTGTCCGGTACCGTCAAGGCCGGCGGCCTGCTGGTACTGCTGACCCCGGAACGCTGGCGGTACGGGACTTGCACGCCGGATGCGGATTATGCCCGCCTGGCCCACTGGCCCTGGCAGCCGGAGCAATTGAGCGCGCATTATCTCCTGCGTCTGGGTCGGCGGCTGCAAGATATGGCCGGGGTTTGCCACTGGCCGGCGGAGCAGGCGTTGCCCGGCGTTCCTGTTTTTCGGGAACCCACCGAGGGGACAGACGCAAGCCCGCCGCAGGGGTCGAACTGCCTGAGCCAGGATCAGGCCCGAGCGGTGGAGCGGCTGGTCAAGCTGCGTCGGCGCCGTCCCTTGGTGCTGAGCGCGGATCGCGGTCGCGGCAAGACCGCCGCCCTGGGAATTGCCGCGGCTCAAAGACTCGATAAGGAGCGGGAACTATGGGTCACCGCACCCCGAGCCGCCGCGGTGGCACCGCTGTTCGAGCGCCTGGCGGCGTTACTGCCGGACGGCGAACGAACCGATAATCGTTTCACGCAGGATAATCGGCGGGTGCGCTTCCTCGCTCCGGACGCGGTACTGGAGGCTCTCGATGAGGCACCTGACAATGGGGCGCCACCGACCCTGTTCGTCGACGAGGCGGCGGCGATTCCCGCCGCGCTGCTGGGGCGCTGGCTGGACGCTTTCCCGCGTATCGCCTTCGCTACCACGGTACACGGCTACGAAGGCACAGGTCGCGGCTTCCAGCTGCGTTTTCGCGAGCGGCTCGACCGCCGGACCCCGGACTGGCGCGCCCTGCATCTCGACCAGCCGATTCGCTGGGGCTCCGGCGATCCTCTGGAAGCCGCCACTCGCGATCTCCTGCTGCTGGACGCGGAACCCGCGGATGGACAAGCCGTCAGCGAGGCGCTGAACCAGCACGAGCTGCGCCTGATCTGGCTGGATCCTGCCGTTCTGGCAACCCGGGAACCGGCGCTTGGTGAGCTGTTCGGCCTGCTGGTGCAGGCTCACTATCGCACCACGCCGGCGGATCTGCGCCAGCTTCTCGACGGGCCGGATATCCGCCTGCTGGCCGCCTATTTCGGAGACACGCTGGTCGGCGTCTGCCAGCTGCAGCGAGAGGGCGGTTTCCCCGAGGAACTTGCCAGCGCCATCTGGCTCGGCAAGCGCCGACCCCGTGGCCACCTGCTGGCCCAGTCCCTGGCCGCCCACGGCGGCTGGCAACACGCCGCGAAGACAAGCTGGTGGCGGATAGTGCGTATTGCGGTACATCCGGCAGCCAGGCGGCGCGGTATCGGCCAACGCTTGATGCAGGAAGCGGGAACGCAGGCGCTTGATCAAGGTATCGAGCGCCTGGGGGTGAGTTTCGGCGCGGATAAGGGGCTGCTCGCCTTCTGGCGGCGGTTAGGGTTCGTCAGTCTTCGAATCGGTCTGACCCGGGAAGCCGCCAGCGGCGAACACTCGATCATGATGGGCAAGCCGTTGACCCCAGCCAGTCAGGCAATAGTCGAGAGCATGGCAGGCGACTTTCAGCAGTTGCTGCCGAGCCTGCTGGGTCATGAGCTGGCGCGCTTGGAGCCGGATATCGCCGCGGCGCTGTTGCAAGAAGGCCCGGCGCCGGTCATCGATAGCCAGGACATGGCAAAGATCGAATGGTTTGCCATGGGCGGCGGGGAACTGGCCCTGGTGCGCCCTTGGCTGGCTCGGGCCTGGCTTTCCTGGCTTAGACGTGGGCCATGGAAGGCCGACGTCACTCCGGCGCTTTTCGCCTTGGCAAAACCCTTGTTTCAGGCAACCCTGAGTGCAGGAAACTCCAAAAAGGAAAATCTGGCATGCTGGCGACGGCTGGCGAAAAAATTGCATGAAGAGCTGGCGAAACAAACGCCATGATGCGTGGTTGCCAAGCCGACTGATTTCACGAAAAATCAATACTCCCCGCCGCTCATCACCCAGACGATGCGTGTTTCGGTCTCGCCCGGGTTGCGAATCCAGTGCGGCTCGTCGCCGGTCAGGGAGAAGCTGTCGCCGGCCTCGAGCAGAAAGGTCTGGTCTCCAATGGTGAGTTCCAGCGTACCGGCTTCGATGTAACCGGCTTCCTCGCCTTTACGTTGCCTGGGGGTTTCGCCACCGCTGCCACCGGGCTCCAGGCGGGTCATGATAAGCAACAGCTGACCGCTGAGCCTCGGCGACAGCAGTTCCTCCTGTGCGCCGATACCGGAAAACGCCATGGTACGACGATGATTGGCGCGTACGATGTATTGGCTTTCCTCATTCGTGGCCGTCTCATCGGGATGAAAGAACCAGCTGGTCCGTACGCCCAAGACCTTGCTGATCGATTGCAGAACACCGATGGGTAACGACGAGACCCCGCGTTCCACCTGGCTGAGATAGCCCACGGACTTGTTGATCTTCTTGGCTAACGTTGCCAACGTAATTCGCTGCGCCTTTCGCAAGTCGCGGATCTGACGACCGATGTGTAGATCGTCGAGCGTAAGGTCTTGATCGTTTTCGATTTTTTCATCCAACATGGTGCGGGCCTGGTTTTCAAGCTGTTGCTTGGAAGCTTAACAAGGAACACCCGCCATGAAAAACTTATTTGTTTTTTCATTCTTGCGGCATTCTGACATTGCGTGGCAAGCCTGAAAAATCTCAGACGCGGGTCATTCTCATCCCTCTGTGACGGCGATCAAATAAAACAGGATGGCCTATTTGATCGCCGGATTGATAGTCGCGCTAGGCGGGGTCAAAGGGCGGACGCTGCTTGCGGAATGCCTGTTTGCCCACGATCTTGCCATCGCGGAACGTGAATAGATCCACACCGTCCGCATGAACACGCTTGCCGTCGGGTCGGGTCGCAACGAAGGTCGATTCCGAGACGATACGATCCTCCGCGACGTAATGCTTGCCGTTCAGCCATTGGACATCGGGCATCGTGCCCCAGGTGTTCTCGAACTGCTCGCTGACAGCTTGTTTTCCCTCGATGCGAGTACCGTACGTCTCGGGGCCGGAGACGGTCTCGAACACGATGTCATCGTGGAAGTAAGCCATCACCGCGTCGATATCATGGCGGTTGAACGCATCGAACAGCGCCTGCATGTCGTCATGGGTCATTCCATTCATTGCTTTTTTCCTCACATTAATGTTTAACATTTGTCACCTTCCACGTATGGGAAACCCTCAGCGCACGCTATCCAACAGCTGGAAATACTTGTACAGCGCCCGCTGCCCCAGCCGGCGAATCGGTCTCAACGGATGGCTGGGCAACGGCGAGCTGAAGATGGGAAGATCGGACTCGGCAATGGTCCCACCGGCGATCAAGGCCGCCAGCTTTTTCGAGGCATAGGCCGAGAACGACACGCCATTTCCGCTGTAACCTTGGGCATAGAACACCTGCTGCTTCGAGTCCGGCTGCACGATGCGAGGCATCATGTCGTGGGAAATATCCATCCAGCCGTGAGAGAACCAGGGCGTTTCAATGCCTTCAAGGGCGGGAAACTTGCGCGCGATGGCTTCTTGCACGGTGCGTAGGTGCTTGGGGTTCTGGGCGTCCGCCCCGCTGATGGCGCTGCGGGTACCGATCTGCAGGCGTTTCTCGGGCAGATAGCGGTAATAGTGACGCAGCTTGCGGGTATCAGTGACGATCATCGTCGAGCGGAAGCCGCAGGCCTCGATCTCGTCGTCCGTCAGGGTGCGCGTCCACACCGAATTGGCCATGATCGGCATGTTTCGGTAGGCGGTGAGCTTGTGCAGGTTCGGGCTGGTATAGCCGGCGGTGGCGATACCCACGGTACGCGTGCGGACGACCCCTCCCGGGGTGCGCAGATAATGCACGCCGCCTTCGGTCGTCCAGCTCTGAACCGGGCTGGCGGTGTGTATCTTGGCACCTAGCTTGCGCGCCACCCGGGCATAGCCATAGGCCAGTTTCAGCGGCTGCACGGGGATACCCACCGGCTCGAGCAGGGCGCCGTGACACTCCTGATCGCCGATGTATTCATCGAGAACCGTGTTGCGATCTAGCAGGCGGGTCTTGTAATCCAGCACGCTGTTACACAGATCGGACTCGCTCTTCAGCCCTTCGAACGCCTGCTTGCTATGGGCGATAAGCAGATTGCCCTGGTGCTGCGGATCACAGTCGATTGCCGGGTCTTCGGCCATGGCCTTGAAGACCTCGAAGCCTTCCAGGCTGTTGGCGTGCAGGCGGCGGGCGGTATCGGCGCCCCACTTCTTCACCCACTGACTACGGCTAAGGCGCCCCCAGGCCAGGTGGCCTTGGCCGCCGTTGCGACTGGTACAGCCCCAGCCGATCTGGTTGGCTTCCAGGACGGTGGCCTTGATGCCGTATTCGCGGGCAAGAAATAGCGCGGTGGCAAGGCCGGTGAACCCCGCGCCGATCAGCACGACATCCGCTTCCATATTGGCGTTTACCGGGCCGTCGTTTTCCGGCGGTTCACCGGCATGATAGCGCCAGTAGGTCGGTGCGTAATCCATTCCCGTTCCGGGAGAAGTGTCACGCAGTGGATCATAGTGCGGGTAATACGGCTGAGGTGTAGCCATGGGGTTCATCTCCCTTGTTCATTGCTGAATGATTTAACTGACTTTTGCTGATTAACCAGGCCAATCAATATCTATTTCTGGGGTTTATCGGGTGCGTCTACCGGTTTTACATAGGAGGGATTGACCGGCTTTATATGAGAGGCAAGTCCTCTGGCAAAAAGCCCGATCGCATCATTTCTCATGCCCCCACTTTTTGCGGATTTGAGCATCCGATAAACCGAGACCATGTAAGCGATTCCCACGAAGAAGAACGGGGTCCCCACCACAATCGCCAGGCTTCTTATCGCATCGAATCCGCCCGCAAGCTGAAACACGATGCCGGTAAACCCGATCACCACGCCCCAGAGAAGGCGCATGGAAACCTTGGGGTTTTCCACGCCGTTGGAGACCTGCATGGCGGCAAAAAAGGAGGCAGAATCCGAGGTGGTGACCGCGAAGACGACGATATTGAAGAGAACGATCAGGCTAAGCCACCAGCCGCCGTCCATGCTGTCGAGGAGCATGTAAATGCCGGATTCCGGCTTTTGCTGAACGCTTTCCCACAGGGGGGCGATGCCGTTGACCTCGACATAACCGGCGGATCCGCCCCAGATGCTGAACCAGCCAATGGCGAGCAGCATGGGCACCAGGATGACGCCGACGATGAATTCCCGCAGGGTCCGGCCCCTGGAGATGCGCGCGATGAAACCGCCGCAGAAGGGGATGTAGGAGATGTACCACAGCCAGTAGAAAACCACCCACCAGCCGAGCCATTCCCGCTGCTCGAAGTTGCCTGCGTCACTCCAGAACTGCAGTGCAAAGACCTGGCCGAAGTAGTCGCCGATCTGCTGGGTGGCAAGGTTCAGTAGGTACTGCGCTGGCGCGTGTCCAAAGAAGAGCAGCGCGAAGAGGATGACACCGGCCATGACCATGTTGGCCTGACTTAAGAACTTGATGCCGCGCTCCACCCCGGTGGCGGCGGAGATCACGTAGGCGACGATTACCACCATCATGACCAAGGCCTGGCCCAGGGCGCCAAGCTCGAGCCCGAACAGCTGATTGAGGCCATAGCTGATGGACGACACACCAAGGCCGATCATGGTGGCGTTGCCGCCGATGGTGCCGATGATGCCCAGGCCGTTGGCCACACGGCCCCAGATGCTGCTGTTGCAGCGCTCGCCGAGGATGCCGTACAAGCCGGTTGCCACGGTAAGCGGAAGACCCAGCCGGTAGGCGGGAAAGGCGATGGCCCAGGCGGCGATGGCAAACACCGCCCAGCCGTGCATGCCCCAGTCGAGCAGGGTGAGCTGGACCGCCTTGGCCACCCCGGCGGCTTCGCCGGTGGCCCCCATGTCGATGACGTGGGAAGATTCGTACAGATGGGTCAGCGGCTCGGCGACGCTGAAGAAGACGAATCCGATGCCGAAACCGCAGCTGAACAGCATCGATATCCAGGCACCATAGGAGAATTCCGGCACCTCATCGTCGGCGCCCAGTTTCAAGTCTCCGAAGGGGCTGATGACGAGATACAGGCAGAAAAGCAGTGTCCCGCCCACACCCAGCAGAAAGGCCCAACCGAAATTGAAGATCAAAAAGTCTCGAATGCCTGACAGCGTCGCTCCGGTGGCCTCGGGAAGCAACAAGGCGCAGGCCATGATCGAGGCGTAGATCGTGAGTACCGGCCAGAACAGGGTGTGATCGTATTCACCAAATAACCGGGTAGTGAGACCATCGCGACGATAGCGTCCGGCGCTATGCCCTAACGTTTTTTTCATGAAGTTTTCCTCCGATAAAGGCACCTGATTTCATAGGTCATCAGCCAACGGCAACAGAATGTCAGGCATGGGCAAAGCGCTCGGCACGTCCATAAGGAAGCGTGTTGCCTAAACCTTTATCGTGTTGTCGCCGAGTGGCTTACCGCACTGGGGAAACCTGACGCTTGCATGACGTTAAAAGCGCCCGTTCCTCAGCGGTTCTCGTCGATTGGGCGACGAGTGACTAGGTGACCCGTGAAGAGTTGGCGAAATAGTCGGAGGCGTTACGCGATGCCGCGATGGAATCGTCGGCATAGACGTGGTTGGCGGTTATCGACAGGGTGTCGGCGTGATGCATGGTCATTGTCCTCGATACGAATCTTTGTGTTTGTTGTTGGCAATGACGGATAGTCATGAAGGGATTCAAAATTCTATCCGCTAAAATGAATTTAGCAGGTAAGAATTATATTTCAATGAAAAAATAGTATTTTTTTTCACTTTAGGTGGGTTTTCAGAATCGCTTTGATGGATCGATACGTCCTGTTCCCCCTATTCAATGAATGGCTAAAAGTAATAAAGACTTTAAAAACAATATTTTATCCCACCATCATCCACGGCGGCCATGAGCCTTGCTGCTGGTTTCACTGATATGATGAAGTGGCTTATCCGTAGGCATTGACTGAAACGGGACGAAACGGTGAATCCGCGAACAACTCAGCTTTCATGTTGGCCTGTCAGCAATGCTCAACCAGCCAATCCCATAACCGGCTTGCCTCCTGATGCGGTTGCCCCCGCTTGGGGCGTACCAGCCAGAAGCTCTCGTCGCTTGCCACCGCCAGATCCAGCGGCGCTACCAGGTCGTCACGCTGTTCGAGCAGACGATGATGACTGAGCGCGATGCCGCCATTGCGGGCGGCCAGCGCCAGCGTCATCATCTGGCTATCGCAGCTCAGCGCCGCGCAACACGACTCGAAACCCGGCAAACCGATCCGCTCCCACCAGGTCGGCCAACCCACGGCGAACCCCGGCGCGTGCAGTAGTGTCTGCCCGGCCATGTCCTCGGGTTTGTGGATCGTCTCCGCCAGGGCCGGGGCGCAAACCGGCAGCATGGTTTCCTCGCCCAGGGATACCGCTTCCACCCCGTCCCAGTCGCCGTGACCATAGCGAATCTCCAGATCCGCCCCTTCGGGGCCGAAATCGCCGGGCCAGATGGCACTGATCAGCCGCAGGGAAATGGCCGGATAAGCGTGTTGAAACCCCGGCAGCCGCAGCGCCAGCCAGTTCTGCTGAATCATCGGGGTGGCCCGCAGGGTTACCAGCGCCTCCGTCACGCCACCGAAGACTTCCCGGGTACCCTCGTCGAGGCGCGCGAAGGCCTCCTGCAGGCTCGGCAACCAGGCCTGTCCCGCCGGGGTCAGGCTGAGGCTGCGCGGATGGCGTACGAACAGCTTCTGCCCCAGGCGATCCTCGAGCAGACGAATACGCTGGCTGATTGCCGCCTGGGATACACCCAGCTCGAGACCCGCCGCGGTAAAACTCAGGGTGCGGGCCGCGGACTCAAAGGCCTGCATCCATAGGAGTGGGGGCAAGGAGAACATGCCAAAGCTCGCTATAAGCTGAATGGGGTCATAGCCGTCAGATTAATCGTTTGTCACTGGTTCAGCTAACCCTCACCCTGTTGGCGTCATCCATCATTTATCGCGGAGGCGACCATGACCATTCCCCCTACCCTCGAGACGCCGCGCCCCTCACTGGACATGGGCGACTTCACCCGACATGACGAGGCGCCGGGACTGGTCGATGCCACCGCCGGCGACCACCGCATCGCCTTGACCTGGGCGGATCGGCGCCAGGCCGAGTTTCCCCTGATATGGCTGCGGGATCACTGCCCCTGCCCGGCATGCCGTCACCCGCTGACCCATGAGCGGCTTCATGTGCCCTTGGAGGAGCCCGACGAGATCGCCGCGCTACACCTGGAAGCGGGCAACCTGGGCCTCGCCTGGGCCGATGGCCACATCAGCCGCTTCGATGCGGGCTGGCTGTACCGGCGGATTCCAGGACAGTCCTTCGAAGACAGCGTACCGGCGCGCCGGCCCTGGGCGGAGGATTTTCGTCCCGCGCACATTGCCCATGCGGATTTCGTCGCCGGGGCGCAGGGCGAGTGCGCCTGGTTGACCGCCCTGCTGCGCGACGGCCTGGTGCTGCTCGACAATGGCCCCCTGGCGGACGAGGAAGTCCGCCGACTCGCCGAACATATCGGCCCGCTACGCGCCACCAACTTCGGCGCCCGCTTCGACGTACGCTCCAAGCCCAATCCCAACAATGCCGCCTACACAGCGATCGGCCTGGCGCTGCACACCGACCTGCCCAACTGGCGCGAGCCGCCGGACATCCAGCTGCTCTACTGCCTGGAGAACGACGCCCTGGGCGGCGAATCGATCTTCACCGACGGCTTCGCCGCCGCCGAGGTGCTGCGCCAAACCGCGCCAGAGGCGTTTCGCCTCCTCAGCGAGACGCCCATCGACTTTCGCTTCCAGGACGAGGAACAGGATATCCTCTGGCGCGCGCCCATTCTGAGCCTCGATGACGTGGGTAATGTCCTCGAAGTACGGCTCAACAACTGGATACGCGATAGCTTACGCCTGCCCCTCGAGGAAATGGATGGTTGGTACCGTGCCTACCGGACGTTCTGGCGACTGGTGCAGGCGCCGGAACGTCGGTTCGAGCTGGCGCTGTCGCCGGGCCAGATGGTCGCCTTCGACAACCGCCGGGTGCTGCACGGCCGCCACGCCTTCGATCCCGAAAGCGGTCGCCGCCATCTGCAGGGCACCTACCTGGATCTCGATATGTGCGAGTCGCGCCTGCGGGTGCTGGCGCGCAAGATTTGATAAAAAGAGGCTGATTGACGATCCTTCGCCAGGCGACACCAAGGCCAGGCCGTGTTGAAAGAGGCGCCGGGAGGCGGCAACGACGCTGTCGTAACGCTGCCGATCTGACGAAAAACCTCCGCTAACCTTTTATTCAAATCGGCCGTTGGGCTTCCTTGTAGGATCGAGCGCGGACCCGCTCGACGCTTTCCGGGGCAATCAAGCCCAGTTCGCTGGCGTGGCTGGCCATCTGCTGGCTGCTTTTCGCCAGCAGCAGCTCGCAGTCGTTCTTGGCGACCTGGTCCGCCAGCCGGGCAATGGCCGCGTCGCGGCTTTCATCGTGATTGATGTTGCGGATATAGATCGCGCGGATACGTCCTGGGTACTGCTCGACGATCTGGACATAGACCTCCGGGTCGTGCTGG
This window encodes:
- a CDS encoding FTR1 family iron permease, which translates into the protein MNEQVLFIVWRESVEAILVVGIAYAWLKQSEARVGLRYLWLGVLGGLVLAGLMGVGLMSAGSFLQGQAQEVFQAAMVLIACALILQMVVWMRAHGRTLKADMQQGLAESVADSRYWGIALLVAIAVAREGSETIVFLYGMGMAQLQAGGITGFVLSAAIGFGLALITFWVLQLGTRVFSWKLFFRITEILLLLLAASLFVSGLERLIGLGVLPAGPDPLWDTSAWLDDGSGLGGILASFAGYRAWPPFAVVVGYAVYWIVVLGLLSWQNHRAPSRHTSHRVSVEPT
- a CDS encoding cupredoxin domain-containing protein — protein: MKTVPIGKIALYGLLLMMFAAVTQAWAGSLPAYDLELHNGELKPRELHVKAGERFKINLHNTGNTPVEFESRSLRQEKVMGPGVESFVVIHPLKPGEYDFFDEFHLPGAQGLVIAE
- a CDS encoding 4Fe-4S binding protein — translated: MGACQTATLKHAPRYPRLAALGHGLQHHRKAIQIIQWTVVGFYAVLLLVPAWLPLPGHQAHILSNLTVFAAFVFWGIWWPFVLVSMVLFGRLWCGVFCPEGSLSEAASRVGLGRPIPRWMRWKGWPFVAFLGTTLYGQMASVYQYPTGALVVLGGSTVAAVAVGLVYGKGKRVWCRHLCPVNGVFALLAKLAPLHYHTDKAAWEDFNRRARQGEAVRHAAPDCAPLIPLKQLDSTSDCHMCSRCSGYKDAIQLQARKPGSELITPSRDRPASAWEFALLIFGLLGIAIGAFHWTASPWFVQLKQLSAVWLVNHGWLWPLETTAPWWILTNYPAQNDVFNLLDGALLIGYIFATGLVMATLLSLALALANRILGAWSWARLWHLSYALLPLGGLGVFLGLSTITVTLLRGDGLRMLWVNDARAALLIATSAWCLSLGWKILGQYAMGLRRLLALGGVVLAIGVVLLAWWLMFWGW
- a CDS encoding tRNA(Met) cytidine acetyltransferase TmcA, giving the protein MIENQSLSAGLAALKAQLNARRHRALLWLSGSEALCRSRGLALWEATTWAAPLWIGVQAPSSIAALPAAKARTRLGQEHALIVFDAVSQGAGFDPDAFGALSGTVKAGGLLVLLTPERWRYGTCTPDADYARLAHWPWQPEQLSAHYLLRLGRRLQDMAGVCHWPAEQALPGVPVFREPTEGTDASPPQGSNCLSQDQARAVERLVKLRRRRPLVLSADRGRGKTAALGIAAAQRLDKERELWVTAPRAAAVAPLFERLAALLPDGERTDNRFTQDNRRVRFLAPDAVLEALDEAPDNGAPPTLFVDEAAAIPAALLGRWLDAFPRIAFATTVHGYEGTGRGFQLRFRERLDRRTPDWRALHLDQPIRWGSGDPLEAATRDLLLLDAEPADGQAVSEALNQHELRLIWLDPAVLATREPALGELFGLLVQAHYRTTPADLRQLLDGPDIRLLAAYFGDTLVGVCQLQREGGFPEELASAIWLGKRRPRGHLLAQSLAAHGGWQHAAKTSWWRIVRIAVHPAARRRGIGQRLMQEAGTQALDQGIERLGVSFGADKGLLAFWRRLGFVSLRIGLTREAASGEHSIMMGKPLTPASQAIVESMAGDFQQLLPSLLGHELARLEPDIAAALLQEGPAPVIDSQDMAKIEWFAMGGGELALVRPWLARAWLSWLRRGPWKADVTPALFALAKPLFQATLSAGNSKKENLACWRRLAKKLHEELAKQTP
- a CDS encoding iron transporter produces the protein MKRLALAAFPLVAIAGQALALEYPIGEPKLENGMEIAAVYLQPVTMEPSGELPADQADIHLEADIHALEDNPNGFAPGAWIPYLDIDYRLTKEGSEEPITGSFMPMMANDGTHYGANVKLDGPGKYHLTYTVKAPQLQRHIDKETGVPEWYDTFEVDYDFVYAGTGKKGGY
- a CDS encoding helix-turn-helix domain-containing protein, giving the protein MLDEKIENDQDLTLDDLHIGRQIRDLRKAQRITLATLAKKINKSVGYLSQVERGVSSLPIGVLQSISKVLGVRTSWFFHPDETATNEESQYIVRANHRRTMAFSGIGAQEELLSPRLSGQLLLIMTRLEPGGSGGETPRQRKGEEAGYIEAGTLELTIGDQTFLLEAGDSFSLTGDEPHWIRNPGETETRIVWVMSGGEY